GTTCCCGGGCGAGAGGAAGCGGGTCTGCATGTCGAGGGTCACCACCGGCCGGCCGGCGGTGAGCCGGGCCACCGTGCCCATCGCGATGTCGAGGAGGGTGCAGAGGATGCCGCCATGGGCGATGCCGAGGTTGTTGCCGTGCTGCGGTCCCAGTTCCAGTCGCAGCCGCGTGCGCCCCTCGACGACGGCGAGCGCCTCGATGCCGCAGAGCCGGGCGAACGGGATGTCCGCGCCGTAGATCATGCCGTTCTCCGCCTCGTCCATCCGTTCGCTCCGTCTCGGGTGCCGCAGCTATGGGGAGTGTTCGCCGGCGTGGCAATTCGCGCTATGACGGAGCATGAGCGCTTCGACCCCCACCTCCT
This sequence is a window from Methylobacterium sp. SyP6R. Protein-coding genes within it:
- a CDS encoding PaaI family thioesterase, translated to MDEAENGMIYGADIPFARLCGIEALAVVEGRTRLRLELGPQHGNNLGIAHGGILCTLLDIAMGTVARLTAGRPVVTLDMQTRFLSPGNGVLVAEGRVTRAGQSILFCDAEIRDEAGRVVATATGVFKPVGAKG